A genomic segment from Streptomyces sp. NBC_00654 encodes:
- a CDS encoding type II toxin-antitoxin system VapC family toxin — translation MIYLFDTNVVAELTTRAKPDPRAMAWFRSTARPNRFLSVITVAEIEAGVAAAPDLVRQARYAQALAAVRHEFHERIAPIGEPEAAAYLGIHKTLKAAGTSIDPPDALIAATALANGWTVATRNIKHMARTGALVVNPWEQHM, via the coding sequence ATGATCTACCTGTTCGACACCAATGTCGTTGCCGAGCTCACGACCCGGGCGAAGCCCGACCCGCGCGCGATGGCCTGGTTTCGGTCCACGGCCAGGCCCAACCGTTTCCTGAGCGTGATCACTGTGGCCGAGATCGAGGCGGGGGTGGCCGCCGCCCCGGATCTCGTACGACAGGCCCGTTACGCCCAAGCCCTAGCTGCGGTACGGCACGAATTCCATGAGCGCATCGCGCCGATCGGCGAACCGGAAGCGGCCGCCTATCTCGGCATTCACAAGACGCTCAAGGCCGCCGGTACCAGCATTGATCCGCCGGACGCGCTGATCGCTGCTACGGCCCTGGCCAACGGCTGGACGGTAGCCACCCGCAACATCAAGCACATGGCCCGAACCGGGGCTCTGGTGGTCAACCCGTGGGAGCAGCACATGTAG
- a CDS encoding IS110 family transposase — MFDTEGVGVFLGMDVGKTAHHGHGLTPAGKKVFDKPMPNSEPKLRAVFDKLKAKFGTVLVIVDQPASIGALPLTVARDAGCEVAYLPGLAMRRIADLYPGEAKTDAKDAAVIADAARTMPHTLRSLELTDEITAELTVLTGFDQDLAAEATRTSNRIRGLLTQFHPSLERVLGPRLDHRAVTWLLERHGSPAALRKAGRRRLVELIRPKAPRMAQRLIDEVFDALDEQTVVVPGTGTLDIVIPSLAASLAAVHDQRRALEAQISTLLEAHPLHPVLTSMPGVGVRTAAVLLVTVGDGTGFPSAAHLASYAGLAPTTKSSGTSIHGEHAPRGGNRQLKRAMFLSAFACMNADPASRTYYDRQRARGKTHTQALLRLARQRISVLFAMLRDGTFYESRTPTVTLAA, encoded by the coding sequence ATGTTCGACACCGAAGGCGTGGGCGTCTTCCTCGGGATGGACGTCGGCAAGACCGCCCATCACGGTCACGGGCTCACCCCAGCCGGGAAGAAGGTCTTCGACAAGCCGATGCCCAACAGCGAACCCAAGCTGCGGGCCGTCTTCGACAAGCTCAAAGCCAAGTTCGGCACTGTGCTGGTGATCGTGGACCAGCCCGCGTCCATCGGTGCCCTGCCGCTGACCGTCGCCCGCGACGCGGGCTGCGAGGTCGCTTACCTGCCCGGACTCGCGATGCGCCGAATCGCTGATCTGTATCCGGGCGAGGCGAAAACGGACGCGAAGGACGCGGCGGTGATCGCGGACGCGGCCCGGACGATGCCTCACACCCTGCGTTCGCTTGAGCTGACCGACGAGATCACCGCCGAGCTCACGGTCCTGACCGGTTTCGACCAGGACCTCGCAGCCGAGGCCACCCGGACCTCCAACCGGATACGCGGCCTGCTCACCCAGTTCCACCCCAGCCTCGAGCGCGTGCTGGGGCCCCGGTTGGACCACCGGGCCGTCACCTGGCTGCTGGAACGCCACGGATCTCCGGCCGCCCTGCGGAAAGCAGGCCGCCGCAGACTCGTCGAGCTGATCCGGCCCAAGGCCCCGCGGATGGCGCAGAGGCTGATCGACGAGGTCTTCGACGCTCTCGACGAGCAGACCGTCGTTGTTCCCGGCACGGGCACCCTCGACATCGTGATCCCGTCGCTGGCCGCCTCGCTCGCCGCGGTCCATGACCAGCGCCGGGCACTGGAAGCCCAGATCAGCACCCTGCTGGAGGCCCACCCTCTTCATCCGGTCCTGACCTCGATGCCCGGAGTCGGAGTCAGGACCGCCGCCGTCCTTCTGGTCACCGTCGGCGACGGCACCGGCTTCCCCAGCGCCGCCCACCTCGCCTCTTACGCCGGCCTCGCCCCGACGACAAAATCGTCGGGGACCTCGATCCACGGCGAACACGCACCCAGAGGCGGAAACCGGCAGCTCAAACGCGCCATGTTCCTCTCCGCATTCGCCTGCATGAACGCCGACCCGGCCTCGCGCACCTACTACGACCGGCAACGCGCCCGCGGCAAAACCCACACCCAAGCCCTCCTCCGCCTCGCCCGTCAACGCATCAGTGTCCTCTTCGCCATGCTCCGGGACGGCACCTTCTACGAGTCTCGAACCCCCACCGTCACCCTCGCCGCATAA
- a CDS encoding AAA family ATPase, which yields MSTTTRDEVIAVEQKAVDHAYDCYATRLSEMTGASAATASASGKDSVAIRQDAEARAEAYGGLGDEALVFSRVDAPEEPGGEPRPWYIGRRGVRDAANDPVVLLWTSPLAKKWSEARPKAPGEVVLRRQLRCVRRIVEDYFDDIAPAAPAPTTPRTAPRPTTVPEPRRAAEDTPPDGSPLADDSPADDSPADGDGAADGTALPRAAVAAPGSAAPPSPSTPGDVARVQRRKPLQPDDFLLRELQRSRGGRMRDIVETIRRDQMDLVTGSPADILVVQGGPGTGKSAVGLHRVTWLVNNEHFKAQDILVIGPHQRFLDYVGQVLPTLGTRDVNAVQLDRLWVGEILGTDTPRAREVKSDERMAAVLRRRVEGDCRPEVLDDLTTAPSFEGDEPAIVVNAGSTTLRVPRSEVIGLLDDARGGDGAYRERRERFRSLFVDRLLQELAAIAPRRGQGGTIRRDLERNRRVERLVDRIWPSPGAREALRGLYDSPGLLRTCAEGILDDEEQAALHRPRAASADADPWTVDDHVCLEELRHLIAGETPLRYGHIVVDEAQDLTPMQARALRRRCAVNGSMTVLGDLAQATGPHTHTSWDGLGTVLSDHGDWRVAELNTSYRVPAEIMEFVAPLARAVAPGLPYPRAVREAGEDAVRTLATEPEQLLDDTVARVIHLVGTSDGQNPRSVAVIVPDGSPWLDAISGRLDEHPGLTDRSRNAVSVLAAAQAKGMEYDHVLVVEPADIADTGPAGPRRLYIALTRSTQSLTVLHTSPLPEILTNTDGTGEPSSAEPESGTAPGDVPEIGTDIRVRVLGPGPGGRYKVKALSTAATRPLFLTVRHGSAPPRPGDELDCWVFANETNQSVLTADQRGRLPISPRMAERYVAALTVLDELLTPDADIPPDARGRLSELQGMANRVLRRDQADWVDVRRVLGSPDRHRLGVLRDLAAGANRALKDGTPDIGRLRHELADSGWAQALHAAQQTLRTRLTTPPPPPESTPATAPAPATPTQQPEPKETTPVTTAAEAPTSPPTATRAGFLRALETAAATDRTCRKHEAVRHALKSALLWSDIQPSDSEIVDVSCVTDQGLSVYEVLGAGRSTYQDLRSGATRLLEINHTLPTPATTLYLVLCEQPAEDWSADTVRDIFNVRVLWRTPDGWGGQDAEAAWDPSGA from the coding sequence ATGAGCACCACCACACGCGACGAGGTCATCGCCGTCGAGCAGAAGGCGGTGGACCACGCGTACGACTGCTACGCCACGCGGCTGTCCGAGATGACGGGGGCATCGGCCGCCACGGCGTCGGCGAGCGGCAAGGACAGCGTGGCCATCCGGCAGGACGCGGAGGCGCGCGCCGAGGCGTACGGCGGACTGGGCGACGAGGCGCTGGTCTTCTCCCGTGTCGACGCCCCGGAGGAGCCCGGCGGCGAACCGCGCCCCTGGTACATCGGGCGGCGGGGCGTGCGCGACGCCGCGAACGACCCGGTGGTCCTGCTGTGGACCAGCCCGTTGGCGAAGAAGTGGTCCGAGGCGAGGCCCAAGGCGCCCGGGGAGGTGGTCCTGCGGCGGCAGTTGCGGTGCGTGCGGCGCATCGTGGAGGACTACTTCGACGACATCGCACCGGCGGCTCCCGCGCCCACCACTCCTCGTACGGCCCCTCGCCCCACGACCGTCCCGGAGCCGAGGCGGGCGGCGGAGGACACGCCCCCGGACGGCTCCCCGCTCGCGGACGACTCGCCTGCGGACGACTCCCCTGCGGACGGCGACGGCGCGGCAGACGGGACCGCGCTCCCCCGGGCCGCCGTCGCCGCCCCCGGGTCCGCCGCCCCGCCGTCCCCCAGCACGCCCGGGGATGTCGCCCGCGTCCAGCGCCGTAAGCCGCTCCAGCCGGACGACTTCCTGCTGCGGGAGCTCCAGCGCTCGCGCGGCGGCCGTATGCGGGACATCGTCGAGACCATCCGCCGTGACCAGATGGACCTGGTCACGGGCTCGCCCGCCGACATCCTGGTCGTGCAGGGCGGGCCGGGCACCGGCAAGTCCGCGGTCGGTCTGCACCGGGTCACCTGGCTCGTCAACAACGAGCACTTCAAGGCCCAGGACATCCTGGTCATCGGACCGCACCAGCGGTTCCTGGACTATGTCGGCCAGGTTCTGCCCACGCTCGGCACGCGCGACGTCAACGCCGTCCAGCTGGACCGGCTCTGGGTGGGCGAGATCCTCGGCACCGACACCCCACGGGCCCGTGAGGTGAAGTCCGACGAGCGGATGGCGGCCGTCCTGCGGCGCCGGGTCGAGGGCGACTGCCGCCCCGAGGTCCTCGACGACCTCACCACCGCCCCCTCCTTCGAAGGCGACGAACCCGCGATCGTCGTCAACGCCGGAAGTACGACACTGCGCGTACCGCGGTCCGAGGTGATCGGGCTCCTCGACGACGCCCGCGGCGGCGACGGCGCCTACCGGGAGCGCCGCGAACGCTTCCGGAGCCTGTTCGTCGACCGCCTCCTCCAGGAACTCGCCGCCATCGCCCCCCGGCGCGGACAGGGCGGCACGATCCGCCGCGACCTGGAACGCAATCGACGGGTCGAACGGCTCGTCGACCGCATCTGGCCGTCGCCGGGCGCCCGGGAGGCGTTGCGCGGCCTCTACGACTCGCCCGGACTTCTCCGTACCTGCGCCGAAGGCATCCTCGACGACGAGGAACAGGCCGCCCTGCACCGCCCCCGGGCCGCCTCCGCCGACGCCGATCCCTGGACCGTGGACGACCATGTCTGCCTGGAGGAGCTCCGCCATCTCATCGCCGGTGAGACACCGCTGCGCTACGGGCACATCGTCGTGGACGAGGCCCAGGACCTCACGCCCATGCAGGCCCGCGCGCTGCGCCGCCGCTGTGCGGTCAACGGCTCCATGACGGTCCTCGGCGACCTCGCCCAGGCCACCGGCCCCCACACCCACACCAGTTGGGACGGCCTGGGCACCGTCCTGTCCGACCACGGGGACTGGCGCGTCGCCGAGCTGAACACCAGCTACCGGGTGCCCGCGGAGATCATGGAGTTCGTCGCGCCGCTCGCCCGTGCGGTCGCGCCGGGGCTGCCGTATCCGAGGGCTGTACGGGAGGCCGGCGAGGACGCCGTACGTACCCTGGCGACCGAACCGGAACAGCTCCTCGACGACACCGTCGCCCGGGTGATCCACCTGGTGGGCACCAGCGACGGGCAGAACCCGCGGTCCGTGGCCGTCATCGTCCCCGACGGCTCGCCGTGGCTCGACGCGATCAGCGGCCGGCTCGACGAGCACCCCGGCCTCACGGACCGGAGCCGCAACGCGGTGTCCGTCCTGGCCGCCGCCCAGGCCAAGGGCATGGAGTACGACCATGTCCTGGTCGTCGAGCCCGCCGACATCGCCGATACCGGCCCGGCGGGACCGCGCCGGCTCTACATCGCCCTCACGCGCAGCACGCAGAGCCTGACCGTGCTGCACACCTCACCGCTCCCGGAGATCCTCACGAACACCGACGGCACCGGGGAACCGTCCTCGGCGGAACCGGAGTCCGGTACGGCACCGGGCGACGTCCCCGAGATCGGAACCGACATCCGGGTGCGGGTCCTGGGCCCCGGGCCGGGCGGCCGCTACAAGGTCAAGGCACTGTCCACCGCCGCCACCCGCCCCCTGTTCCTCACCGTCCGGCACGGCTCGGCTCCCCCGCGTCCGGGCGATGAACTGGACTGCTGGGTCTTCGCCAACGAGACCAACCAGAGCGTGCTCACCGCCGACCAGCGCGGCCGCCTGCCCATCTCGCCCAGGATGGCGGAACGGTACGTGGCGGCGCTCACCGTCCTCGACGAACTGCTCACCCCTGACGCGGACATCCCCCCGGACGCCCGCGGCCGTCTGTCCGAGCTCCAGGGCATGGCCAACCGCGTCCTGCGCCGGGACCAGGCGGACTGGGTGGACGTACGACGCGTACTCGGCTCCCCCGACCGGCACCGGCTGGGCGTGCTCCGCGACCTCGCGGCAGGCGCCAACCGCGCGCTCAAGGACGGCACACCGGACATCGGCCGGCTCCGTCACGAGCTGGCCGACTCCGGCTGGGCCCAGGCCCTGCACGCGGCACAGCAGACGCTCCGGACGAGGCTCACCACCCCACCACCGCCCCCCGAGTCCACCCCCGCCACCGCCCCGGCCCCCGCCACCCCGACGCAGCAGCCCGAGCCGAAGGAAACCACCCCCGTGACCACCGCCGCAGAAGCCCCCACCTCACCGCCCACCGCCACAAGGGCGGGCTTCCTGCGCGCACTGGAGACCGCGGCGGCCACCGACCGCACGTGCAGGAAGCACGAAGCGGTGCGCCACGCCCTGAAGTCGGCCCTGCTCTGGTCCGACATCCAGCCCTCCGACTCCGAGATCGTCGACGTCAGCTGCGTCACTGACCAGGGCCTGTCCGTCTACGAGGTCCTGGGCGCCGGCCGCTCCACCTACCAGGACCTCCGCTCCGGAGCGACCCGCCTCCTGGAGATCAACCACACCCTCCCCACCCCGGCCACCACCCTCTACCTGGTCCTCTGCGAACAGCCCGCCGAGGACTGGTCGGCCGACACGGTCCGCGACATCTTCAACGTCCGGGTCCTGTGGCGAACCCCCGACGGCTGGGGCGGCCAGGACGCAGAAGCGGCCTGGGACCCATCGGGGGCGTGA
- a CDS encoding sialate:H+ symport family MFS transporter — MQTPTPPTSPALPTLPWYREVSRTQWKSFFAAWIGYVLDGFDFVLITLVLTEISDEFGLSTVQAAGLVSGAFITRWLGGAVLGALGDRYGRKLSMVLSILLYSLGTFACGFAWNYHSLFAARLAIGMGMAGEYSASATYVMESWPARVRSRASGFLISGFSVGSVLAAQVYEWVVPSLGWRWMFYLGLLPIAVALWMRRALPEAAEWAESVGAKGARPNPFRPLFATRGRATLNTVLGVAASASLFLIFTPGGTGLVPVLSVTAGLALAAFAVQLGGRRGWLLYVSMITTLFFAFLYSWPIQALLPTYLKDDLGYTTDQVTDVLYFAGFGTMAGCWAAGFLGDRIGAGKAYALTLVASLAFVFPVFAVRDNLLLLGILLFVLQATGFGISGLLPRYIGGHFPPESRGAALGFTYNVGALGGAVAPVLGAHLASGMDLGQALAVLTFAGTVIVALLVGFDVPARLNRLTDPDATEDHLAADHPSADHPSADHPSADHPSAEAAPRTV; from the coding sequence GTGCAGACCCCGACACCGCCGACTTCCCCGGCGCTCCCCACGCTCCCCTGGTACCGCGAGGTGAGCCGCACCCAGTGGAAGTCCTTCTTCGCCGCCTGGATCGGCTACGTCCTCGACGGTTTCGACTTCGTGCTGATCACCCTCGTACTGACCGAGATCAGCGACGAGTTCGGGCTGAGTACGGTGCAGGCGGCCGGCCTGGTCTCCGGCGCGTTCATCACCCGCTGGCTGGGCGGCGCGGTGCTCGGCGCCCTCGGCGACCGGTACGGCCGCAAGCTCTCCATGGTGCTGAGCATCCTGCTCTACTCGCTCGGCACCTTCGCCTGCGGGTTCGCCTGGAACTACCACAGCCTCTTCGCCGCCCGGCTCGCCATCGGCATGGGGATGGCCGGGGAGTACAGCGCCAGCGCCACGTACGTCATGGAAAGCTGGCCCGCCAGGGTTCGCAGCCGGGCCAGCGGCTTCCTGATCTCGGGCTTCTCCGTGGGGTCGGTGCTCGCGGCGCAGGTCTACGAGTGGGTGGTGCCCTCGCTCGGCTGGCGCTGGATGTTCTATCTGGGCCTGCTGCCCATCGCCGTCGCGCTGTGGATGCGGCGGGCACTGCCGGAGGCGGCGGAGTGGGCGGAGTCGGTCGGGGCGAAGGGTGCCAGGCCCAACCCGTTCCGGCCGCTCTTCGCGACACGCGGCCGGGCCACGCTCAACACGGTCCTCGGTGTCGCCGCGAGCGCCTCACTCTTCCTGATCTTCACCCCGGGCGGCACGGGGCTGGTGCCCGTGCTCTCCGTGACCGCCGGGCTCGCGCTCGCCGCCTTCGCGGTCCAGCTGGGCGGCAGACGCGGGTGGCTGCTGTACGTGTCGATGATCACGACGCTGTTCTTCGCGTTCCTGTACTCCTGGCCGATCCAGGCGCTGCTGCCCACGTACCTCAAGGACGACCTGGGCTACACCACCGACCAGGTCACCGATGTCCTCTACTTCGCGGGATTCGGCACCATGGCCGGCTGCTGGGCGGCGGGATTCCTCGGTGACCGGATCGGCGCAGGGAAGGCGTACGCGCTGACGCTCGTGGCCTCCCTCGCCTTCGTGTTCCCGGTCTTCGCCGTACGGGACAACCTGCTGCTGCTCGGCATCCTGCTCTTCGTGCTCCAGGCCACCGGCTTCGGCATCTCCGGTCTGCTGCCGCGCTACATCGGCGGCCACTTCCCGCCGGAGAGCAGGGGCGCGGCACTCGGCTTCACGTACAACGTGGGGGCACTGGGCGGAGCCGTCGCCCCGGTCCTCGGCGCGCATCTGGCCTCGGGGATGGACCTGGGGCAGGCGCTGGCGGTACTGACGTTCGCGGGCACGGTGATCGTGGCGCTCCTGGTCGGCTTCGACGTACCGGCCCGGCTGAACCGGCTGACGGACCCCGACGCCACGGAGGACCACCTCGCGGCGGACCACCCTTCGGCGGACCACCCTTCGGCGGACCACCCTTCGGCGGACCACCCTTCGGCGGAAGCGGCGCCGCGAACGGTCTGA
- a CDS encoding N-acetylmannosamine-6-phosphate 2-epimerase, producing MADALRGRLIVSCQAPPGDPMRETATLVRLARATVAGGGSAIRANEPEVVAAIVAAVGLPVIGLWKDGDTGVYITPTVRHALAMVEAGAAVVAADATDRPRPDGSAFAELVAAVHAAGALVMADVSTLAEGITAAAQGADFVSTTLSGYVPGPPRQTGPDLDLVAALAAAIEVPVVAEGRISTPEEAAEALTRGAHSVVVGTAITAPTALTARFVAGLRP from the coding sequence CTGGCCGACGCGCTCCGGGGCAGGCTGATCGTGTCCTGCCAGGCACCGCCCGGCGATCCGATGCGGGAGACCGCCACGCTGGTGCGGCTGGCACGGGCGACCGTCGCCGGTGGGGGATCGGCGATCCGTGCCAATGAGCCGGAGGTCGTCGCCGCGATCGTGGCGGCCGTCGGCCTCCCGGTCATCGGTCTGTGGAAGGACGGCGACACCGGCGTCTACATCACGCCGACCGTCCGCCACGCGCTCGCGATGGTGGAGGCCGGTGCCGCGGTGGTCGCCGCCGACGCCACCGACCGGCCGCGCCCCGACGGATCGGCCTTCGCCGAACTGGTCGCGGCCGTCCACGCTGCCGGGGCCCTGGTCATGGCCGATGTCTCCACCCTGGCCGAGGGCATCACCGCGGCCGCCCAGGGGGCGGACTTCGTCTCCACGACGCTCTCGGGCTACGTTCCCGGCCCCCCGAGGCAGACCGGCCCCGACCTGGACCTGGTGGCCGCGCTCGCCGCCGCGATCGAGGTGCCCGTCGTCGCCGAAGGCCGTATCAGCACCCCGGAGGAAGCCGCCGAGGCCCTGACCCGCGGCGCCCACAGTGTCGTCGTGGGCACCGCCATCACCGCGCCGACCGCGCTGACCGCCCGCTTCGTGGCGGGCCTCCGCCCCTGA
- a CDS encoding dihydrodipicolinate synthase family protein — translation MSLTAPLRGIVPPVCTPLDSRGEIDTASLGRLVEHLIDGGVHGLFALGSTSEVAYLTDEQRATVLETVVNVADGRVPVLAGVIDTTTARVTAHAKSAESLGADALVATAPFYTRTHGKEIAGHFRRLRATVDLPLFAYDIPVAVHSKLSGALVRELAEDGTLAGLKDSSGDEGGLRRLIVELGGRGGREEGPAPRFSVLTGSELTVDAALLAGADGVVPGIGNVDPAGYVRLYEAARAGDWALAAKEQERLVELFAMVDVGPEADMGRSSSALGSFKAALRLLGVIECGDTAFPQIQLSAESVVLVARRLRAAGLPQVR, via the coding sequence ATGTCTCTGACCGCACCGTTGCGCGGCATCGTCCCGCCGGTCTGCACTCCGCTCGACTCCCGCGGGGAAATCGACACCGCGTCCCTCGGACGGCTCGTGGAGCACCTGATCGACGGGGGCGTGCACGGACTGTTCGCCCTCGGTTCGACGAGCGAGGTCGCCTACCTCACCGACGAGCAGCGCGCCACGGTGCTGGAGACCGTGGTCAATGTGGCCGACGGCCGGGTTCCGGTGCTGGCGGGGGTCATCGACACCACGACCGCACGGGTCACCGCACACGCGAAGTCCGCCGAGAGCCTGGGCGCGGACGCGCTCGTGGCGACCGCGCCGTTCTACACCCGCACCCACGGCAAGGAGATCGCCGGGCACTTCCGGCGGCTGCGCGCCACGGTCGACCTGCCGCTGTTCGCGTACGACATCCCGGTCGCCGTGCACTCCAAGCTCTCCGGCGCGCTCGTGCGCGAACTGGCCGAGGACGGCACGCTCGCGGGGCTGAAGGACAGCAGCGGGGACGAGGGCGGGCTGCGCCGGCTGATCGTCGAACTGGGCGGGCGGGGCGGCCGCGAGGAGGGCCCGGCACCCCGGTTCAGCGTGCTGACCGGGTCCGAACTCACCGTGGACGCGGCCCTGCTGGCCGGGGCCGACGGAGTCGTACCGGGAATCGGCAATGTGGACCCGGCCGGCTATGTACGGCTGTACGAGGCGGCGCGGGCCGGCGACTGGGCGCTGGCCGCGAAGGAACAGGAGCGGCTCGTCGAGCTGTTCGCCATGGTCGATGTGGGCCCGGAGGCCGACATGGGCCGCAGCTCCTCCGCGCTCGGTTCGTTCAAGGCCGCGCTGCGGCTGCTCGGCGTCATCGAGTGCGGCGACACCGCGTTCCCGCAGATCCAGCTGTCCGCCGAGTCGGTCGTCCTGGTCGCGCGCCGGCTGCGCGCCGCAGGCCTGCCGCAGGTCCGATGA
- a CDS encoding FadR/GntR family transcriptional regulator has translation MARPTTAKHIERRIKELILERRLAPGDALPTESELMDLFEVGRVSVREALKSLQAMNVVEIRRGFGTFVGSLSLEPFVEGLAFRAAVRYRQGQPGLLELMKVREALEAGLVGAVTAGIPDEDLDVLRGLVAEMETEALSGRVARSTDRAFHLALYASLDNHLLSEVLDAFWAAMDRVREDLDDSHQDPAVTCAQHREIVEAVAAADGERAVRAMRTHFDGIRTRLEPAGPQTAGR, from the coding sequence GTGGCCCGCCCCACCACGGCCAAGCACATCGAGCGTCGGATCAAGGAGCTGATCCTGGAGCGCAGGCTCGCCCCCGGCGACGCGCTGCCCACCGAGAGCGAGTTGATGGACCTCTTCGAGGTCGGCCGGGTCTCGGTGCGCGAGGCTCTCAAGTCGCTCCAGGCCATGAATGTGGTCGAGATCCGGCGCGGCTTCGGCACCTTCGTCGGCTCGCTCTCCCTGGAGCCGTTCGTCGAGGGGCTCGCCTTCCGCGCCGCCGTCCGGTACCGGCAGGGGCAGCCCGGTCTGCTGGAACTGATGAAGGTGCGGGAGGCACTTGAGGCGGGGCTGGTCGGTGCGGTCACCGCAGGTATCCCCGATGAGGACCTCGACGTGCTGCGCGGCCTGGTCGCCGAGATGGAGACCGAGGCCCTCAGCGGCCGGGTGGCGCGTTCCACCGACCGCGCCTTCCACCTCGCGCTCTACGCGTCGCTGGACAACCACCTGCTCAGCGAGGTGCTCGACGCGTTCTGGGCGGCCATGGACCGGGTGCGCGAAGACCTCGACGACAGCCACCAGGACCCCGCCGTCACCTGTGCCCAGCACCGGGAGATCGTCGAGGCGGTCGCGGCGGCAGACGGTGAACGCGCCGTACGGGCCATGCGCACCCACTTCGACGGCATCCGCACCCGCCTGGAACCGGCCGGTCCGCAGACTGCCGGACGCTGA
- a CDS encoding FadR/GntR family transcriptional regulator: MSGTRPGRQLLRQEVVDGIKRYILEEKLRPGDSLPTEPALCEALGASRSSVREAVKILNALDIVEVRHGHGTYVGRLSLSALVESLTFRGLLSPDDDVQVLADLVDVRELFERGMADRIVSLLAPEQLDALDGLVATMRETDARDGTGFVEADRAFHALLVAPLGNNLIGQLSMAFWDVYAIVAPHLNGFTHADETATVAAHQNIVDAARAGDIPAFITSLSEHYAPVRCRISEARAREDHQS; the protein is encoded by the coding sequence ATGTCCGGTACGAGGCCCGGCAGACAGCTGCTCCGGCAGGAAGTCGTCGACGGCATCAAGCGCTACATCCTTGAGGAGAAGCTGCGCCCCGGAGACTCGCTGCCCACCGAGCCCGCCCTGTGCGAGGCGCTCGGCGCCAGCCGCTCCAGCGTCCGCGAGGCGGTCAAGATCCTCAACGCCCTGGACATCGTCGAGGTGCGCCACGGACACGGCACCTACGTCGGCAGGCTGAGCCTGTCCGCGCTGGTGGAGAGCCTGACCTTTCGCGGGCTGCTCTCCCCGGACGACGATGTCCAGGTCCTGGCCGACCTCGTCGACGTACGCGAACTCTTCGAGCGCGGGATGGCCGACCGGATCGTGTCCCTGCTCGCCCCGGAGCAGCTCGACGCGCTGGACGGCCTGGTCGCCACCATGCGTGAGACCGACGCCCGGGACGGGACCGGCTTCGTGGAGGCCGACCGGGCCTTCCACGCGCTGCTCGTCGCGCCGCTCGGCAACAATCTGATCGGCCAGCTCTCGATGGCCTTCTGGGACGTGTACGCGATCGTCGCGCCGCACCTGAACGGATTCACGCACGCCGACGAGACGGCGACGGTCGCCGCCCATCAGAACATCGTGGACGCGGCACGGGCCGGGGACATTCCCGCGTTCATCACCTCGCTGAGCGAGCACTACGCCCCGGTCAGGTGCCGGATCTCCGAGGCCCGCGCCCGCGAGGACCACCAGAGCTGA
- a CDS encoding ABC transporter ATP-binding protein, protein MIRLDGVHVRHKARSGGVFRRDAVHALTDATLEIERGEIVGLVGESGCGKSTLARVLTGLQKPTEGRVGFRGRDLWEMSAAERRDDFGSAVGVVFQDPSTALNPRLTVRRILRDPLDVHGRGTRTSREARVEELLDLVGLPGHTLAALPGRLSGGQRQRVAIARALALEPELIVADEPTSALDVSLRAQVLNLLVDLRERLGLGMVFISHDIQTVRYLADRIAVLYLGRIVEEGRAADVAGAPAHPYTEALLSATPSLLETTERIVLTGPVPSATNPPSGCPFRTRCWKADDECATVFPAVTSGPDEHRWHCVHPQNPASLTGDPTPVPSARSTA, encoded by the coding sequence GTGATCAGGCTCGACGGCGTTCACGTACGCCACAAGGCACGCAGCGGAGGCGTCTTCCGCCGGGACGCCGTGCACGCCCTCACCGACGCCACCCTGGAGATCGAGCGCGGCGAGATCGTCGGCCTGGTCGGTGAGTCCGGCTGCGGCAAGTCCACCCTCGCCAGGGTCCTGACCGGGCTGCAGAAGCCCACCGAGGGCCGGGTCGGCTTCCGCGGCCGCGATCTGTGGGAGATGTCGGCGGCCGAGCGCCGCGACGACTTCGGGTCCGCGGTCGGCGTCGTCTTCCAGGACCCCTCCACCGCCCTCAACCCACGGCTCACGGTCCGCCGGATCCTGCGTGACCCGCTGGATGTGCACGGACGCGGCACCCGCACCTCCCGCGAGGCCCGGGTCGAGGAACTCCTCGACCTGGTCGGCCTGCCCGGCCACACCCTCGCCGCGCTGCCCGGCCGGCTCTCCGGCGGCCAGCGCCAGCGGGTGGCCATCGCCCGCGCGCTGGCCCTCGAACCGGAACTGATCGTCGCCGACGAGCCGACCTCCGCGCTCGACGTCTCCTTACGCGCCCAGGTCCTCAACCTCCTCGTCGACCTGCGCGAACGCCTCGGCCTCGGCATGGTGTTCATCTCGCACGACATCCAGACCGTGCGGTACCTCGCCGACCGCATCGCCGTCCTCTACCTCGGCCGCATCGTCGAGGAGGGCCGGGCCGCCGATGTCGCGGGCGCCCCGGCGCACCCGTACACCGAGGCCCTGCTCTCGGCGACGCCCAGCCTGCTGGAGACCACCGAGCGGATCGTGCTGACCGGCCCCGTGCCGTCGGCCACCAACCCGCCGTCCGGCTGCCCGTTCCGCACCCGCTGCTGGAAGGCGGACGACGAGTGCGCCACGGTCTTCCCGGCCGTCACCTCCGGGCCTGACGAACACCGCTGGCACTGCGTCCACCCCCAGAACCCCGCGTCCCTCACCGGGGACCCGACCCCCGTACCGTCCGCAAGGAGCACCGCATGA